From one Triticum urartu cultivar G1812 chromosome 3, Tu2.1, whole genome shotgun sequence genomic stretch:
- the LOC125549201 gene encoding inactive anthranilate O-methyltransferase 1-like codes for MASKQMVHMNQGQGERSYARNSGIQNAQQNRMKLLIERAIIDLCSSSTLLPETMVIADLGCSSGPNALALVSVAVEAIHGYCLQFQQPPPELCVFLNDLPDNDFNTVVKSLVTLRRINDPVVVTGVAPGSFYERLFTSSSVHLVCSSSSLHWLSKAPEVLRRNQIPAFYIDEHVRREKLPMVLEAYAQQFRKDFRHFLELRAKELVPGGQMVVSIIGRHSDGIAPFHIWDILAQVLSLMASEGVIDKEKFDSFYVPVYGPSKEDLREIIQEEGSFSIKEFLVHDFLSDLDSALVTPSWIANQIRAVYEQIVVQHFGDVMDEFVRIAERRWSLDASLLQQEHAGLAMLTLSVAKA; via the exons ATGGCCTCCAAGCAGATGGTGCATATGAACCAAGGACAAGGGGAAAGAAGTTATGCTCGCAACTCTGGTATTCAG AATGCTCAGCAGAACAGGATGAAGCTCCTGATAGAAAGGGCCATCATAGACTTATGCAGCAGCAGCACCTTGTTACCTGAAACAATGGTGATCGCGGACTTGGGCTGCTCCTCTGGCCCAAACGCGCTGGCACTGGTATCGGTCGCCGTCGAGGCGATCCATGGTTACTGTCTTCAGTTCCAGCAGCCACCACCGGAGCTATGCGTGTTCCTCAACGACTTGCCTGACAACGACTTCAATACAGTGGTGAAGAGCCTTGTCACACTCCGTCGAATTAACGACCCTGTTGTCGTGACGGGAGTCGCACCGGGGTCGTTTTATGAGAGGCTCTTCACCAGTAGCTCAGTGCATCTTGTGTGCTCGTCCAGTAGCCTGCACTGGCTCTCAAAG GCTCCTGAAGTTCTAAGGAGGAACCAGATCCCGGCTTTCTACATTGATGAGCATGTTAGGCGTGAAAAGCTCCCTATGGTCCTTGAGGCTTATGCACAGCAGTTTAGGAAGGACTTCAGACATTTCCTGGAACTGAGAGCCAAAGAATTAGTCCCGGGAGGCCAGATGGTTGTTTCCATTATAGGAAGGCATTCTGATGGCATCGCCCCCTTTCACATCTGGGACATCCTTGCTCAGGTTCTAAGCCTTATGGCCTCAGAG GGTGTAATCGACAAGGAAAAGTTTGATTCTTTCTACGTGCCAGTCTATGGACCTTCAAAGGAAGATTTAAGGGAGATCATCCAAGAAGAGGGCTCCTTTTCCATCAAGGAGTTTCTGGTGCATGACTTTTTAAGCGACCTAGACAGTGCACTCGTCACCCCAAGCTGGATCGCCAACCAGATAAGAGCCGTGTACGAACAGATAGTCGTGCAACATTTTGGGGATGTGATGGACGAATTCGTGAGGATCGCGGAGCGGCGCTGGAGCCTGGATGCAAGCTTGCTGCAGCAAGAGCATGCCGGATTAGCTATGCTGACTCTGTCGGTCGCGAAGGCATGA